A section of the Streptomyces sp. SCL15-4 genome encodes:
- a CDS encoding Xaa-Pro dipeptidyl-peptidase, translated as MPTRTRSAIRRTLVTAVAVALTALLPTPAGARPAPRESTPVYSYDQAIRESVWVDTGLDEDADGKGDRVAADIVRPAEPARQGRKVPVIMDASPYYSCCGRGNESQLKTYDAQGRVVRMPLFYDNFFVPRGYAFIGVDLAGTNRSDGCVDIGGPSDIRSAKAVIDWLNGRARAYTSRTGDTPVRAGWTDGRTGMIGKSWDGTIANGVAATGVKGLRTIVPISAISSWYDYYFAQGAALYDGGPDQLADRVESDGAHAHCAAVQRRLADGSPRTGDRTPLWTERDYVKDAAKVRASVFLVHGMQDLNVRTQHVGPWWDALARNGVRRKIWLSQTGHVDPFDFRRGAWVDTLHRWFDHELLGYDNGIDREPTADVERHPGQWATTPVWPPAGTRPTVLRPAPGRQAGVGTLGLGRAHGTAAFTDDPRLSETDWAARVTTTTPEKAGFLTAPLSRALRLAGSAQVTVTATPTTRTAHLSAVLADIGPDTIRDYADPDEGITTLAERTCWGASTAGDSACFKETRAKTTAVGYTVVSRGWADLGHHASATKGVPLTPGRAYTMTLRLGATDHVVPAGHRLALIVAGTDKDLLEPPSTRPTLTVDLSRTTAKVPLVGGAAAFARAATGGPEAPVPTVLEGVSPPRAGLHVPVG; from the coding sequence ATGCCGACACGCACGCGCTCCGCGATCCGCAGAACGCTCGTCACCGCCGTCGCCGTCGCCCTGACGGCTCTCCTCCCCACCCCGGCCGGCGCCCGCCCCGCGCCCCGGGAGAGCACCCCCGTCTACTCCTACGACCAGGCGATCCGCGAGTCCGTATGGGTGGACACCGGGCTCGACGAGGACGCCGACGGCAAGGGCGACCGCGTCGCCGCCGACATCGTCCGGCCCGCCGAACCCGCCCGGCAGGGCCGCAAGGTGCCGGTCATCATGGACGCCAGCCCGTACTACTCCTGCTGCGGACGCGGCAACGAGAGCCAGCTCAAGACGTACGACGCACAGGGCCGCGTGGTCCGAATGCCGCTGTTCTACGACAACTTCTTCGTACCGCGCGGCTATGCCTTCATCGGTGTCGACCTCGCCGGCACCAACCGCTCCGACGGCTGCGTGGACATCGGCGGCCCCTCCGACATCCGGTCCGCGAAGGCCGTGATCGACTGGCTGAACGGCCGCGCCCGGGCCTACACGAGCCGCACCGGCGACACCCCGGTGCGGGCCGGCTGGACCGACGGCCGCACCGGGATGATCGGCAAGAGCTGGGACGGCACCATCGCCAACGGCGTCGCCGCCACCGGCGTCAAAGGCCTGAGGACCATCGTCCCGATCAGCGCCATCTCCTCCTGGTACGACTACTACTTCGCCCAGGGCGCCGCGCTCTACGACGGCGGCCCGGACCAGCTCGCCGACCGCGTCGAGAGCGACGGCGCGCACGCCCACTGCGCGGCCGTCCAGCGCAGGCTGGCCGACGGCAGCCCGCGCACCGGCGACCGGACCCCGCTGTGGACCGAGCGGGACTACGTCAAGGACGCGGCGAAGGTGCGGGCCAGCGTCTTCCTGGTGCACGGCATGCAGGACCTCAACGTCCGCACCCAGCACGTCGGCCCGTGGTGGGACGCCCTCGCCCGAAACGGTGTCCGGCGCAAGATCTGGCTGTCCCAGACCGGGCACGTCGACCCCTTCGACTTCCGCCGCGGAGCCTGGGTCGACACCCTGCACCGCTGGTTCGACCACGAACTCCTCGGCTACGACAACGGTATCGACCGCGAGCCGACGGCCGACGTCGAGCGTCACCCCGGCCAGTGGGCCACCACCCCCGTCTGGCCCCCGGCCGGCACCCGTCCCACCGTGCTGCGCCCGGCCCCGGGCCGCCAGGCCGGCGTCGGCACGCTCGGCCTCGGCCGGGCCCACGGCACCGCGGCCTTCACGGACGACCCGCGGCTGAGCGAGACCGACTGGGCCGCCCGGGTCACCACGACCACGCCCGAGAAGGCGGGCTTCCTCACCGCGCCCCTCTCCCGCGCCCTCCGGCTGGCCGGTTCCGCCCAGGTGACGGTCACCGCGACCCCGACCACCCGCACCGCCCACCTGTCCGCCGTCCTCGCCGACATCGGCCCGGACACCATCCGCGACTACGCCGACCCGGACGAGGGCATCACCACCCTCGCCGAGCGCACCTGCTGGGGCGCGAGCACGGCCGGGGACAGCGCCTGCTTCAAGGAGACCCGGGCGAAGACGACGGCGGTCGGCTACACCGTGGTCAGCCGCGGCTGGGCCGACCTCGGGCACCACGCCTCGGCGACGAAGGGCGTCCCGCTCACCCCGGGCAGGGCCTACACGATGACCCTCCGGCTCGGGGCCACCGATCATGTCGTGCCCGCGGGGCACCGGCTGGCGCTGATCGTCGCCGGCACGGACAAGGACCTCCTCGAACCGCCGTCGACCCGGCCGACGCTCACCGTGGACCTGTCCCGTACGACGGCGAAGGTGCCGCTGGTGGGTGGGGCGGCGGCGTTCGCCCGGGCCGCGACCGGTGGGCCCGAGGCGCCGGTGCCGACGGTGCTGGAAGGGGTGTCACCGCCGCGAGCCGGCCTGCACGTGCCGGTCGGCTGA
- a CDS encoding M1 family metallopeptidase, translating to MHRRIIAPGALAAASVLLAIPASAASYTTGAPGIGDPYYPYYGNGGYDVSHYDLRLQYQPKTDELQGTATILAKTTQDLSRFDLDFLLDVSEVRVNGAKASFTTSGEHELVVTPKTPLPKGTPVTVVVRYSGVPSAKSAYGFTSWHRTPDGGVAANEPEAAWWWFPSNDHPTDKATYDVSVSVPDGTQAISNGTLQSTSSKLGWTRYNWRQNKPQATYLATLALGRFDITTGTSDGGVPVINAYSKDLGDNEGAARASVERTGEIVDWLSGYFGPYPFSSAGGYVPNTTTGYALETQTRVYYSPRQFANGANTSVVVHELAHQWYGDDVSVKGWKDIWVNEGFARYAQWLWSEHEGEGTAQELADYVYASHPADDAFWTIAPGDPGPDNQFDGAVYDRGAVAIQALRNEIGDDAFFAILKGWPKEHAYGNASVADFQRYAERVSGKPLAALFDTWLFQPSKPAAPSVRALVKTGTAVAQPKSWKKIEATNEVHAH from the coding sequence GTGCACCGCAGAATCATCGCGCCGGGCGCATTGGCGGCGGCCTCCGTACTGCTGGCGATCCCGGCATCGGCCGCGAGCTACACCACCGGCGCGCCGGGCATCGGCGACCCCTACTACCCGTACTACGGCAATGGCGGCTACGACGTCTCCCACTACGACCTGAGGCTGCAATACCAGCCGAAGACGGACGAGTTGCAGGGCACGGCGACGATCCTGGCGAAGACCACCCAGGACCTGTCCCGCTTCGACCTGGACTTCCTGCTGGACGTCAGCGAGGTGCGGGTCAACGGCGCCAAGGCATCCTTCACCACCTCCGGCGAGCACGAGCTGGTCGTCACCCCGAAGACCCCGCTGCCCAAGGGCACGCCGGTCACGGTCGTGGTCCGCTACAGCGGAGTGCCGTCGGCGAAGAGCGCCTACGGCTTCACCTCCTGGCACCGCACTCCCGACGGCGGGGTGGCCGCCAACGAGCCCGAGGCCGCCTGGTGGTGGTTCCCGAGCAACGACCACCCGACGGACAAGGCCACCTACGACGTGTCGGTGTCCGTCCCGGACGGCACCCAGGCCATCTCCAACGGCACGCTCCAGTCGACCAGTTCGAAGCTGGGCTGGACCCGGTACAACTGGCGGCAGAACAAGCCGCAGGCCACCTACCTGGCCACGCTGGCGCTCGGCAGGTTCGACATCACCACGGGCACCTCCGACGGCGGCGTGCCCGTCATCAACGCCTACAGCAAGGACCTCGGCGACAACGAGGGCGCCGCGCGGGCCAGCGTGGAGCGCACCGGCGAGATCGTGGACTGGCTGAGCGGCTACTTCGGGCCGTATCCGTTCTCCTCGGCCGGCGGGTACGTGCCGAACACCACCACCGGCTACGCGCTGGAGACGCAGACCCGCGTCTACTACAGCCCGCGGCAGTTCGCGAACGGCGCCAACACCTCCGTGGTCGTGCACGAGCTGGCCCACCAGTGGTACGGCGACGACGTGTCGGTCAAGGGCTGGAAGGACATCTGGGTCAACGAGGGGTTCGCCCGCTACGCGCAGTGGCTGTGGTCCGAGCACGAGGGCGAGGGCACCGCGCAGGAGCTGGCCGACTACGTGTACGCCTCGCACCCGGCCGACGACGCGTTCTGGACGATCGCGCCGGGCGACCCGGGCCCGGACAACCAGTTCGACGGCGCCGTCTACGACCGCGGTGCCGTGGCCATCCAGGCGCTGCGCAACGAGATCGGCGACGACGCGTTCTTCGCGATCCTGAAGGGCTGGCCGAAGGAGCACGCCTACGGCAACGCCTCGGTGGCCGACTTCCAGCGGTACGCCGAGCGGGTGTCCGGCAAGCCGCTGGCCGCGCTGTTCGACACCTGGCTGTTCCAGCCGTCGAAGCCGGCCGCGCCCTCGGTCCGCGCCCTGGTGAAGACGGGTACGGCGGTGGCGCAGCCGAAGTCGTGGAAGAAGATCGAGGCGACGAACGAGGTGCACGCGCACTGA
- a CDS encoding PfkB family carbohydrate kinase, with translation MPETTDVRGGATAPSGERPEGADVLVLGGAGVDTIVRVPELPLPYADSYMIDSGIRTRAGQTGDFVALGLAALGLRTHHLDLLGDDPEGGLVRALHHEHGIALTALPQPAGTKRAVNLVGPDGRRLSLYDTTRAHPEDRFPEATVRALAAASRHVHVTITQPCAHALPVLRETGVPLSTDLHDWDGENPYHEPFAYAADVVFLSAAALADPERTMRRIARRGRARTVVATAGAEGAFLLADGELTEVPAAEPPAPVVDSNGAGDAFAAAFLYGRLAGEPAERCARYGALAGAHACTVPADRADAIGREELLRRAAVPSP, from the coding sequence ATGCCGGAGACCACAGATGTCCGGGGCGGCGCCACCGCGCCGTCCGGAGAGCGCCCCGAGGGGGCCGACGTACTGGTGCTGGGCGGGGCCGGGGTGGACACGATCGTCCGGGTCCCCGAGCTGCCCCTGCCCTACGCCGACAGTTACATGATCGACTCGGGGATCCGCACCCGGGCCGGGCAGACCGGTGACTTCGTCGCCCTGGGACTGGCCGCGCTGGGCCTGCGCACCCACCACCTCGACCTGCTCGGCGACGACCCCGAGGGCGGCCTCGTCCGCGCCCTGCACCACGAGCACGGCATCGCCCTCACGGCGCTGCCGCAGCCGGCCGGGACCAAGCGGGCCGTCAACCTCGTCGGACCGGACGGCCGCCGCCTGTCGCTGTACGACACCACGCGCGCCCACCCCGAGGACCGCTTCCCCGAGGCCACCGTGCGGGCGCTGGCCGCCGCGAGCCGCCATGTGCACGTGACCATCACCCAGCCCTGCGCCCACGCGCTGCCCGTCCTGCGGGAGACCGGCGTGCCGCTCTCCACGGACCTGCACGACTGGGACGGCGAGAACCCGTACCACGAGCCGTTCGCGTACGCGGCCGACGTCGTCTTCCTGTCGGCCGCCGCCCTCGCCGACCCCGAGCGGACCATGCGGCGCATCGCCCGGCGCGGCCGGGCCCGGACCGTCGTCGCCACCGCCGGCGCCGAGGGCGCCTTCCTGCTGGCCGACGGCGAGCTGACCGAGGTCCCGGCGGCGGAGCCGCCCGCGCCGGTGGTGGACTCCAACGGCGCGGGCGACGCCTTCGCCGCCGCGTTCCTCTACGGCCGGCTCGCCGGCGAGCCGGCCGAGCGCTGCGCCCGGTACGGCGCCCTCGCCGGCGCCCACGCCTGCACCGTCCCGGCCGACCGCGCGGACGCGATAGGCCGGGAGGAACTGCTGCGGCGGGCGGCCGTACCGAGCCCCTGA
- a CDS encoding amino acid permease — protein sequence MSKEAVEPAQATTHPQVAQTPADAGDAGYSKDLKARHVNMIAIGGAIGTGLFLGAGGRLHNAGPALALAYLVCGVFAFFVVRALGELVLYRPSSGSFVSYAREFLGEKGAYVAGWMYFLNWSTTGIADITAIALYTHYWSMFTSIPQWVLALIALAVVLTVNLISVKIFGEMEFWFAIIKVATLVGFMLIGIFLLATQHDVGGSKPGLSVISDHGGVFPHGLMPVVLVMQGVIFAYAALELVGVAAGETAEPEKVVPRAVNSIMWRVGVFYVGSVVLLALLLPGSVYTADQSPFVTVLSKIGVPAAGDVMNLVVLTAAMSSLNSGLYSTGRILRSMAMAGSAPKFTRVMSRSQVPYGGILLTCAVCVLGVGLNYLVPSQAFEIVLNVASLGIISTWVIIMICHVIFVRRARAGLVTRPHFQLKFSPVTEIATVVFLLVCLGMMWNDEEVGRKTLLLIPVIAVMLVVGWFGIRRQVAKDAAKASSGLPE from the coding sequence GTGAGCAAGGAAGCCGTGGAACCGGCACAGGCCACCACCCACCCCCAGGTGGCCCAGACGCCCGCGGACGCGGGCGACGCCGGTTACAGCAAGGACCTCAAGGCCCGTCACGTCAACATGATCGCCATCGGCGGTGCCATCGGCACCGGCCTCTTCCTGGGCGCCGGCGGACGCCTGCACAACGCCGGCCCGGCGCTCGCCCTGGCCTATCTGGTCTGCGGTGTCTTCGCCTTCTTCGTGGTGCGGGCCCTGGGCGAGCTGGTCCTCTACCGCCCGTCCTCCGGGTCCTTCGTGTCGTACGCGCGCGAGTTCCTCGGCGAGAAGGGCGCCTACGTCGCCGGCTGGATGTACTTCCTGAACTGGTCGACCACCGGCATCGCCGACATCACCGCGATCGCGCTCTACACGCACTACTGGAGCATGTTCACCTCCATCCCGCAGTGGGTGCTGGCGCTGATCGCCCTCGCCGTCGTCCTCACCGTGAACCTGATCTCGGTGAAGATCTTCGGCGAGATGGAGTTCTGGTTCGCGATCATCAAGGTCGCCACCCTCGTGGGCTTCATGCTGATCGGCATCTTCCTGCTGGCCACCCAGCACGACGTCGGCGGCAGCAAGCCGGGTCTGAGCGTCATCAGCGACCACGGCGGCGTCTTCCCGCACGGTCTGATGCCCGTGGTCCTGGTCATGCAGGGCGTGATCTTCGCCTACGCGGCCCTGGAGCTGGTCGGCGTGGCCGCCGGCGAGACCGCCGAGCCGGAGAAGGTCGTCCCGCGCGCGGTGAACTCGATCATGTGGCGGGTCGGCGTGTTCTACGTCGGCTCGGTCGTGCTGCTCGCCCTGCTGCTGCCCGGTTCGGTGTACACCGCCGACCAGAGCCCGTTCGTGACCGTGCTGTCCAAGATCGGCGTTCCGGCGGCCGGCGACGTGATGAACCTGGTCGTGCTGACCGCGGCCATGTCCTCGCTTAACTCCGGCCTGTACTCCACCGGCCGCATCCTGCGCTCGATGGCCATGGCCGGCTCGGCGCCCAAGTTCACCCGCGTGATGAGCCGCAGCCAGGTGCCCTACGGCGGCATCCTGCTGACCTGCGCCGTCTGTGTGCTCGGCGTCGGCCTGAACTACCTGGTGCCGAGCCAGGCCTTCGAGATCGTGCTGAACGTCGCCTCGCTCGGCATCATCAGCACCTGGGTGATCATCATGATCTGCCACGTGATCTTCGTCCGCCGCGCCCGCGCCGGCCTGGTGACCCGGCCGCACTTCCAGCTGAAGTTCAGCCCGGTCACCGAGATCGCCACGGTGGTGTTCCTGCTGGTCTGCCTCGGCATGATGTGGAACGACGAGGAGGTCGGCCGCAAGACCCTGCTGCTGATCCCCGTGATCGCCGTCATGCTGGTCGTCGGCTGGTTCGGCATCCGCCGCCAGGTGGCCAAGGACGCGGCCAAGGCCTCGTCCGGACTGCCGGAGTAA
- a CDS encoding 3-hydroxyacyl-CoA dehydrogenase NAD-binding domain-containing protein, whose product MTESTTIRWEQDDTGVVTLVLDDPEQSANTMNQAFRDSLAVITDRLEAERDSIRGVILTSAKKTFFAGGDLRDLIRVTPETARELFDGGLAIKRNLRRLETLGKPVVAAINGAALGGGYELALACHHRVALDTPGTQIGCPEVTLGLLPGGGGVVRTVRLLGIADALLKVLLQGTRYNARRALENGLVHEVAETHEELIAKARAFIDAHPESRQPWDTPGYRIPGGTPAHPKFAANLPAFPAGLRKQTNGAPYPAPRNILAAAVEGAQVDFETAQVIEARYFVELAAGQTSKNMIQAFFFDLQAVNSGANRPRGIEPRKVRKVAVLGAGMMGAGIAYACARAGIDVVLKDVSPEAAAKGKGYSEKLCAKAVAKGRTSQEKADALLARITPTADTADLAGCDAVIEAVFEDTSLKHKVFQEIESVVAPDALLCSNTSTLPITTLAEGVERQADFIGLHFFSPVDKMPLVEIIKGERTGEEALARAFDLVRQINKTPIVVNDSRGFFTSRVIGHFLNEGVAMVGEGVEPASVEQAAAQAGYPAKVLSLMDELTLTLPRKIRAETKRAVEEAGGTWTAHPAEAVVDRMVDEFGRTGRGGGAGFYDYTEDGKRAGLWPGLREHFTKPGYEIPFRDMQERMLFAEALDTVRLLEEGVLTSVADANIGSVLGIGFPGWTGGVLQYINGYEGGLPGFTARARELAERYGERFTPPALLVTKAERGETFTDHH is encoded by the coding sequence ATGACCGAGAGCACCACCATCCGCTGGGAGCAGGACGACACCGGTGTCGTCACCCTCGTCCTGGACGACCCGGAGCAGTCCGCGAACACCATGAACCAGGCGTTCCGCGACTCCCTCGCCGTGATCACCGACCGGCTGGAGGCCGAGCGGGACTCGATCCGGGGCGTCATCCTCACCTCGGCGAAGAAGACCTTCTTCGCCGGCGGCGACCTGCGCGACCTCATCCGGGTCACGCCGGAGACCGCGCGGGAGCTGTTCGACGGCGGCCTCGCCATCAAGCGCAACCTGCGCCGCCTGGAGACCCTCGGCAAGCCGGTCGTCGCGGCGATCAACGGCGCGGCCCTCGGCGGCGGCTACGAACTGGCCCTCGCCTGCCACCACCGGGTCGCCCTCGACACCCCCGGCACGCAGATCGGCTGCCCCGAGGTCACCCTCGGCCTGCTCCCCGGCGGCGGCGGAGTGGTGCGCACCGTACGCCTGCTGGGCATCGCCGACGCCCTGCTGAAGGTCCTCCTCCAGGGCACCCGGTACAACGCCCGGCGCGCGCTGGAGAACGGCCTCGTCCACGAGGTGGCCGAGACCCACGAAGAACTGATCGCCAAGGCCCGCGCCTTCATCGACGCCCACCCCGAGTCCCGGCAGCCCTGGGACACGCCGGGCTACCGCATCCCCGGCGGCACCCCGGCCCACCCGAAGTTCGCCGCCAACCTGCCCGCCTTCCCGGCCGGCCTGCGCAAGCAGACCAACGGCGCCCCCTACCCCGCCCCGCGCAACATCCTCGCCGCGGCCGTCGAGGGCGCCCAGGTCGACTTCGAGACCGCCCAGGTCATCGAGGCGCGCTACTTCGTGGAACTGGCCGCCGGGCAGACCTCGAAGAACATGATCCAGGCGTTCTTCTTCGACCTCCAGGCGGTCAACTCCGGCGCGAACCGGCCCCGGGGCATCGAGCCCCGCAAGGTGCGCAAGGTGGCCGTCCTCGGCGCCGGCATGATGGGCGCCGGCATCGCCTACGCGTGCGCCCGCGCGGGCATCGACGTCGTCCTCAAGGACGTCTCGCCGGAGGCCGCCGCCAAGGGCAAGGGCTACTCGGAGAAGCTGTGCGCCAAGGCCGTGGCCAAGGGCCGTACCAGCCAGGAGAAGGCCGACGCGCTGCTCGCCCGGATCACCCCCACCGCCGACACGGCCGACCTCGCGGGCTGCGACGCGGTCATCGAGGCCGTCTTCGAGGACACCTCCCTCAAGCACAAGGTGTTCCAGGAGATCGAGTCGGTCGTCGCCCCGGACGCGCTGCTGTGCTCCAACACCTCCACCCTGCCGATCACCACGCTCGCCGAGGGCGTCGAGCGCCAAGCCGACTTCATCGGGCTGCACTTCTTCTCGCCGGTCGACAAGATGCCGCTGGTCGAGATCATCAAGGGCGAGCGCACCGGCGAGGAGGCGCTCGCGCGCGCCTTCGACCTGGTCCGGCAGATCAACAAGACCCCGATCGTCGTCAACGACTCGCGCGGCTTCTTCACCTCCCGGGTGATCGGCCACTTCCTCAACGAGGGCGTCGCCATGGTCGGCGAGGGCGTCGAGCCCGCCTCCGTGGAACAGGCCGCCGCGCAGGCCGGCTACCCGGCCAAGGTGCTCTCCCTCATGGACGAGCTGACCCTCACCCTGCCCCGCAAGATCCGCGCCGAGACGAAGCGGGCCGTGGAGGAGGCCGGCGGCACCTGGACCGCGCACCCGGCCGAGGCGGTCGTCGACCGCATGGTGGACGAGTTCGGCCGCACCGGCCGCGGCGGCGGCGCGGGCTTCTACGACTACACCGAGGACGGCAAGCGGGCCGGGCTCTGGCCGGGGCTGCGCGAGCACTTCACCAAGCCCGGGTACGAGATCCCGTTCCGGGACATGCAGGAGCGCATGCTCTTCGCCGAGGCGCTGGACACCGTGCGCCTGCTGGAGGAGGGCGTCCTGACCTCGGTCGCCGACGCCAACATCGGTTCCGTCCTCGGCATCGGCTTCCCCGGCTGGACCGGCGGTGTGCTCCAGTACATCAACGGCTACGAAGGCGGCCTGCCCGGCTTCACGGCCCGCGCCCGCGAGCTGGCCGAGCGCTACGGCGAGCGGTTCACCCCGCCCGCGCTGCTCGTCACGAAGGCGGAGCGAGGGGAGACCTTCACCGACCACCACTGA
- a CDS encoding acetyl-CoA C-acetyltransferase — translation MSTEAYVYDAIRTPRGRGKANGALHGTKPIDLVVGLIHEIRARFPDLDPAGIDDIVLGVVSPIGDQGSDIARIAALAAGLPDTVAGVQENRFCASGLEAVNLAAAKVRAGWEDLVLAGGVESMSRVPMASDGGAWFNDPMTNLAVNFVPQGISADLIATIEGFSRRDVDEYAALSQERAATAWKENRFERSVVPVKDRNGLVVLDHDEHPRPGTTADSLAKLKPSFADIGDLGGFDAVALQKYHWVERIDHVHHAGNSSGIVDGAALVAIGSREAGERHGLTPRARIVSAAVSGSEPTIMLTGPAPASRKALAKAGLTIDDIDLVEINEAFAAVVLRYAKDMGLSLDKINVNGGAIAFGHPLGATGAMILGTLVDELERQDKRYGLATLCVGGGMGIATILERI, via the coding sequence GTGAGCACCGAAGCGTACGTGTACGACGCGATCCGCACCCCGCGCGGGCGCGGCAAGGCGAACGGCGCCCTGCACGGCACGAAGCCGATCGACCTCGTCGTCGGCCTCATCCACGAGATCCGCGCCCGCTTCCCGGACCTCGACCCGGCCGGGATCGACGACATCGTGCTCGGCGTGGTCAGCCCCATCGGCGACCAGGGCTCCGACATCGCCCGGATCGCCGCCCTCGCCGCCGGGCTGCCGGACACCGTCGCGGGCGTCCAGGAGAACCGCTTCTGTGCCTCCGGCCTGGAGGCCGTCAACCTCGCCGCCGCCAAGGTCCGGGCCGGCTGGGAGGACCTGGTCCTGGCCGGCGGCGTCGAGTCCATGTCCCGGGTCCCGATGGCCTCGGACGGCGGTGCCTGGTTCAACGACCCGATGACCAACCTCGCCGTCAACTTCGTGCCGCAGGGCATCAGCGCCGACCTGATCGCCACCATCGAGGGCTTCTCCCGCCGGGACGTGGACGAGTACGCGGCGCTGTCCCAGGAACGCGCCGCCACCGCCTGGAAGGAGAACCGCTTCGAGCGCTCCGTGGTCCCCGTCAAGGACCGCAACGGCCTGGTCGTCCTCGACCACGACGAGCACCCGCGCCCCGGCACCACCGCCGACTCCCTCGCCAAGCTCAAGCCGTCCTTCGCGGACATCGGCGACCTCGGCGGCTTCGACGCGGTCGCGCTGCAGAAGTACCACTGGGTGGAGCGGATCGACCACGTCCACCACGCGGGCAACTCCTCCGGCATCGTCGACGGCGCCGCGCTCGTCGCGATCGGCTCCCGGGAGGCCGGCGAACGCCACGGCCTCACACCCCGCGCGCGGATCGTCTCCGCCGCCGTCTCCGGTTCCGAGCCGACCATCATGCTCACCGGCCCCGCACCCGCCAGCCGCAAGGCCCTGGCCAAGGCCGGCCTTACCATCGACGACATCGACCTGGTCGAGATCAACGAGGCGTTCGCCGCGGTCGTGCTGCGCTACGCCAAGGACATGGGCCTGAGCCTGGACAAGATCAACGTCAACGGCGGCGCCATCGCCTTCGGCCACCCGCTCGGCGCCACCGGCGCCATGATCCTCGGCACCCTCGTCGACGAACTGGAGCGCCAGGACAAGCGCTACGGCCTCGCCACGCTGTGCGTCGGCGGCGGCATGGGCATCGCCACCATCCTCGAGCGCATCTGA
- a CDS encoding CaiB/BaiF CoA-transferase family protein: MTTAQTPPVPGTGPLSGVRVVELAGIGPGPFAAMLLADLGADVVRVDRPGGAGLGLDPARDLTNRNKRSVVVDLKAPDGPARVLDLAERADILLEAYRPGVAERLGVGPADCHARNPRLVYGRMTGWGQDGPLAHRAGHDVAYIALTGTLGMIGRPDEPPAVPANLLGDYAGGSLYLAVGVLAALHHARATGTGQVVDAAIVDGTAHLSTMIHAMLAAGGWQDRRAANLLDGGCPYYGTYETADGQYMAVGALEEKFYAEFLRLLGLTGLDAARTDLTRWGELRERIAAAFKSRTRAEWTAVFTDSDACVAPVLGLREAPHHPHLAARSTFTDHDGVTQPAPAPRFSATPTAVRTGPAMPGADTAAVARDWRLPTRPADGPRTDDAATGG, from the coding sequence ATGACAACGGCACAGACGCCGCCGGTGCCGGGTACCGGCCCGCTGTCCGGCGTGCGCGTGGTGGAGCTGGCCGGCATCGGACCGGGCCCCTTCGCCGCCATGCTGCTGGCCGACCTCGGCGCCGACGTGGTCCGGGTGGACCGCCCGGGCGGCGCGGGCCTCGGCCTCGACCCGGCCCGCGACCTCACCAACCGCAACAAACGCTCCGTCGTGGTCGACCTCAAGGCACCGGACGGCCCCGCGCGCGTCCTGGACCTCGCCGAGCGGGCCGACATCCTCCTGGAGGCCTACCGCCCGGGCGTCGCCGAACGGCTCGGCGTCGGACCCGCGGACTGCCACGCCCGCAATCCCCGCCTGGTCTACGGCCGGATGACCGGCTGGGGCCAGGACGGCCCCCTCGCCCACCGCGCCGGCCACGACGTCGCCTACATCGCGCTCACCGGCACCCTCGGCATGATCGGCCGCCCGGACGAACCGCCGGCCGTGCCCGCCAACCTCCTCGGGGACTACGCGGGCGGCTCCCTCTACCTGGCCGTCGGCGTCCTCGCCGCCCTGCACCACGCGCGCGCGACCGGCACCGGCCAGGTGGTCGACGCGGCCATCGTCGACGGCACGGCCCACCTGTCCACGATGATCCACGCCATGCTCGCCGCCGGCGGCTGGCAGGACCGTCGCGCCGCCAACCTCCTGGACGGCGGCTGCCCCTACTACGGCACCTACGAGACCGCCGACGGCCAGTACATGGCCGTCGGCGCCCTGGAGGAGAAGTTCTACGCGGAGTTCCTGCGCCTGCTCGGCCTCACGGGCCTGGACGCCGCCCGCACCGACCTCACCCGCTGGGGTGAGCTGCGCGAACGGATCGCCGCCGCCTTCAAGTCGCGCACCCGGGCCGAGTGGACGGCCGTCTTCACGGACTCCGACGCCTGCGTCGCGCCCGTGCTCGGCCTGCGCGAGGCCCCGCACCACCCGCACCTCGCCGCCCGCTCCACCTTCACCGACCACGACGGCGTCACCCAGCCCGCCCCGGCCCCCCGCTTCTCCGCGACGCCCACCGCCGTCCGCACCGGCCCCGCCATGCCCGGCGCGGACACCGCGGCGGTCGCCCGGGACTGGCGCCTGCCCACCCGCCCGGCCGACGGCCCCCGCACCGACGACGCGGCCACCGGCGGCTGA